From Pleurocapsa sp. PCC 7319:
AGCATGGCTAAACGACCGTTCCAGTTTTCCGCAAATTGAGTAAAGCCGAATTTGTTTTCTTGGTTTTCCATTTGTCTAGACCTCATTAAGTTTTGTTGATCACATCTTAACTAATATAAATATTTATTGCAATTATTTTACATAATGCCTGAAATGGCGATTTTTAATGAAGAAACCTTGCAATCATTGTAATCAATACAAATTTTTGCTGCAAAAACTTGACAAAAAACCTCGTTATTATGTCATTTAATTCTGACATTTGCTTAAAGTAAAGGAGTGAAACTCCTAGCTTTTTACTTGAGTCAACTTTAAGGCTGAAAGCTGATAGCTATAAGCTGACAGCTTTTTAAGATGGATATCTGATTTCAAAAAGAAGAAATGATACTTACCTAGTTTGAAAAACATTTTGTACCATTGGCTTGTCGATACCTGCTGCTGCACGATCTAATTCTGTTATCTCTCCTGCATTCATTTGCCAATCTTTAGCGGCAATGTTCTCTTGGGCTTGCTGAATATTTTTAGCTCCAGGAATTGGAATTGCGCCTTTGGTAATACACCAATTGATAGCTACTTGAGCCATAGTTTTATTGCGATACTGAGCGATCGCCTTGATGCAATTTAATAGTGGTTTAGCTTCAGGAACTAATCTTTTAAAGAGTAAACCCCGCAAACCTTTGGGATATGTACTGGGATTAGTATATTTCCCCGTTAAGATCCCTAAGCAAAGAGGGCTATAGGCAATTAGCTTAATACCCAATTCATCACAAGTTTCTTTGATACCTAAATCCGTAACAGGATAAGTAGAGAGCAGGGAATACTGTACCTGTAGGGTAGCGATGGGAATACCGCGATCGCTGAATTTCTGGTGTATTTTTTTCAATCTTTTCGTGCCATAGTTAGATAGTCCTACAGCTTTAACCAATCCCTGTTCGTATAAATCTCCTAAACCATCCAAAAGTTGCCATTCTTGCCAGGGGAAATAATTTGCTGTAGACCAATGCATTTGAGCCAGATCGACCCTTCCCATCCGTTGCGCCGAGGCTTTTCCCGCAGATACCATAGATTTTCTAGTAAGTCTCCAGGGATAGGCAGCTAGTTTGGTCGCCAAACAAATCTGATTTTTATTAACTCCTCTATACTCTTGCTCAAACTTTCCCAGTAGCTTTTCACTTTGACCATTTAATTTACCAGTACCGTAAGAATCGCCAGTATCAAATAGAGTAACGCCATTACCAACGCAAAAATTAAAAACTTCCTGTAGCTGATTATCCATACTTTCGTTGTACCCCCAGAGAAGACGGTTTCCCCAAGCCCAGGTGCCACAACCCATTTGGGGTAAAATCAGTTTTTCGGTAGTTGACATAATTGCTCTTTAGTTTATTTTGATAGGATATTAAAAAATGAATCGGCTAAAATTAGCGGAATAAGCCTAGTTAACCAAAAAAACATCAAATATTGACAATAAATTAGAGCTTTATTTTGAGACTGTTGAAAATCTATCGACTTCGTATCCCAGCAAAACCATCACCAAACGCATAATATGAATTCTGAAATCCCCTTAGGTTCGGTTATTCAAGGTTCTTTAACCAAAGGTTTAGAAGTGAGATTGCATCCTGATGTGTCTGTGGAGGATATGCGAGTTGGCAAATTTTTGGTAGTACAGGGGGTTAGATCTCGTTTCTTTTGCTTATTGACTGATGTGTCTCTGGGAACTTCGAGCGATCGCATTATTGCTAATCCTCCCCCCATTGAAGATACTTTTTTACGGGATGTGTTAGCAGGAAGTGGGACTTATGGCACGGTCGATATTTCCCCCATGTTGATGTTTACCCCCACAGCAACTACCAGCGACTTATCGAGTTTGCCAATAGATCCCCCTAAAGATACTAGTCTAGCTTCTCTGGAGGCACAAACCAGTACAGAGATGCAATTGCTACCTGTCAAAACAATTCCTGCTCACTTTAGCCAAGTTTACGAAGCTTCTGAAAACGACTTTCGGAGCGTTTTTGGCTGGGAGGATGACCCTTATCGCCGCAATTTTTCTATTGGTCAACCTTTAGATATGGACGTACCTGTCTGTATCGACCTAGATCGTTTTGTTGAACGTAGTAATGGTATTTTTGGTAAATCTGGTACAGGTAAATCGTTTTTGACTCGTCTCTTATTATCGGGTGTGATTCGTAAAGGTGCCGCAGTCAATTTAATGTTTGATATGCACTCCGAGTATGGTTGGGAGGCGATGAAAGAAGGCAAGCAAATAAGTACCGTCAAAGGCTTGCGTCAACTTTTTCCAGGACAGGTAGAAATATATACTCTCGATCCAGAATCCACTAAACGTAGAGGAGTTAGGGATGCCCAGGAACTTTTTCTTAGTTACGATCAAATAGAAATTGAAGATTTAAAGTTAGTGGCATCAGAACTGGGTCTTTCAGAAGCAGCTTTAGATAATGCCAACATTTTGTATAACGAATATGGTCGGTCTTGGATCATGCGATTGGTAAATATGACCAACGAAGATATCAAGATGTTTTGTGAAGCCAAGCAAGGACATCAGGGTTCAATTTCTTCTCTACAGCGAAAACTGATGCGCTTTGATAGTCTCAAGTATATTCGTTCAGCTTGTCCACATAACTACATCAATCAGTTAATTCAAGCTTTAGATGCGGGAAAAAATATCATTATTGAATTTGGTTCCCAGTCCAATATGCTTTCTTATATGTTGGCAACCAATATGATTACCCGTCGTATCCATGCCAGCTATGTTAAAAAAGCTGACAAATTTCTGCAAACTAAAAATCCTCTTGATAAGCCGCGTCAATTGGTAATTACAATCGAAGAAGCACACCGTTTTCTTGATTCTAGCGTGGTACACCAAACAATCTTTGGTACGATCGCCCGTGAAATGCGGAAGTATTTTGTCACTCTATTGGTTGTAGATCAACGTCCTTCAGGAATTGATAACGAAGTAATGTCTCAAATTGGTACTCGTGTTACCTGTCTACTCAATGATGAAAAAGATATTGAGGCGATCTTTACTGGAGTTTCTGGAGGCAATAGCTTGAAATCAGTATTGGCTAAACTAGATTCTAAACAACAGGCATTAGTCTTAGGTCATGCTGTGCCAATGCCTGTTGTAGTTCGTACCCGCGCTTACGACGCTCAATTCTATCGTGAGATTGGGGTTACAGACTGGGAAGAAATGCCCAATGAAGAAGTTTATGCTGCAGCCGAAATTGCTAAAGCAGACCTAGGATTTTAAGGTAGATCTTATCCCTTTTTTATCACTCTCCGAGTATTAAAATGAAAGGAGAAAAAAAGGGCACTGGTTCCGTTATATGCGGAGCGGTATCCTTTAGGAAACCCCTTCGTAACTAAAGTTTAGTCAAAAGAATCTGCTTTGCCAGCTAATTCATACTTAAAATGACGAGTTTAATTCACATCAGACGTATTATGCTAAATATTTAAAAATATTAGGTAAAGAACGATATTATTGATACCCAAATGTCAGACAAACTGCCTCAAAAACAAATAGTTGCTATGGGTGGTGGAGGATGGGGAATGGAACCTGATAATCCTCTGTTAGATTTTTACGTTTACAATTTGTCAGGCAAAAAAGAGCCTAAAATCTGTTTCATTCCTACTGCTAGTGGAGACTCAGAAGACTACATCGAGAGATTTTACCAACATTTTGTCCCTAAACCTGCCCATTTGTCTCATTTATCTTTGTTTAAACCTTCCACTTCAGATTTAAAAACCTTGATTCTCAACCAAGATATTATTTATGTGGGTGGTGGAAACACCAAAAATTTGATTGCTTTGTGGAAAGAATGGCGGCTTGATAATATTCTGCGACAAGCTTGGGAAGAAGGCATAATCTTGTGTGGCTTAAGTGCAGGTTCAATTTGCTGGTTTGAGGAGGGAGTGACAGATTCTATACCAGGAAAATTGACAACTTTGCAATGTCTTGGCTTTCTCCCTGGTAGTAATTGTCCTCATTACGATGGTGAAGTTGGCAGAAGACCTGCTTATCAGCAACTTTTGTCTCAAAACTTAATTAGTGAAGGTTATGCTGCTGACGATGGAGTAGCTCTACATTTTGTTGATGAAGGCTTAACAAATATTGTGTCCTCTCGTCCTGAAGCCAAAGCTTATTACCTAGAAAAGAAGAATGGAACAGTCTTAGAAAATACACTTAATCCTCAATATTTGGGAAGCTGAACAAGTAATGACAAACATTTTTTATTCATTCAGCAAAAACCCAAACAATTAATCAGCGTTTGCTTTTTTAGATGCTTTCCAAGCGTCTTTAGTTCTTCCCAAGTTAAGCTTAAACTCATCAAACCCCATAAGAGTACCTGAACGATCTTCGTCCCAACAAGCTGAAAATAGACCGTAGCTCAAACCTAAAACTCCCAAACCTAAAAAACCGAAAGATACTGCCAATGCTAAATATGGCGGCAGCTCTACAACTTCTTTGATTTTGAGCCAGTAGAAAATAAATAGGGATGACATACCCAAGACAGAGGGGATACCGCAAAATACAGCCATTCGTTTCCCCATCCGTTTACTAACTACATCAGGAATTGCTGATAAATTGGAATTTTGACGAGAACTTCTGGAAGTGGATTTTGGTTTTTTCTTGCTTGTAGACTCAATGGGAGCTGTTTTCTCAGCCTGCTTTTTGTTATTTTTTTTATTATTTTTACGGGGTTCAAAAGGTAAACGACCCCGTTGAGGATCTGATGGCATGGATTTACCCAATGATTAACGACGAATGCCGAGGCGAGCAATTAGTTTTTGATAGCGTTCATAATCTTCTTTTTGAATATAGGCGAGAAGACCTTTGCGACGACCAATCATTTTGAGCAAACCACGGCGAGAAGAATGATCTTTTTTGTTGGCTTTGAGATGAGCCGTTAGCTGATTGATCCTTTCGGTAAGAACAGCAATTTGTAAATCGGCTGAACCAGTATCGGTTTCATGAATCTGGTATTCTGCCATTAATTCTTGTTTGCGCTGTTGAGTCAAAGTCATGTTGATTAAGTTGAGATTGTCTAGATATATTTAAACTGCAAACTATTATAGTACCATCGATTTTTTAAATCTTTCATTCTCATGAAAACTAACGGTATAATCACGAAGTAAGTGCGAGGTCTGACCGCTTTTCAAGTAGAGTACTGTACACCATGACACTTTTTGATCTGTAATAATAAGCAAGCTCTAAATTTAGCAAGCATTTAACCAAAAGTGAAATCATCTCCTGATACTAATTCTTCTAATGGTTCTAATTCAGTGACTCAGGCTTCTGGTTTGGGAACATTTGGTGGCGTTTTTACCCCCTCAATTTTGACCATCTTAGGGGTAATAATGTACCTGCGCTTTGGTTGGGTAGTAGGCAATGCTGGATTAATCGGTACGCTGATTATCGTGACTATTTCTACTTCTATTACTTTTCTCACAGCTTTATCAGTTTGTGCGATCGCTACTGATAAAGTGGTGCGGGTGGGTGGAGCCTACTACATGATTAGTCGCTCTCTGGGGATCGAGACAGGAGGAGCAGTAGGTATTTCTCTCTACGTTGCTCAAGCCGTATCAGTTGCCCTTTACACCATTGGTTTTGCCGAAAGTGTGGTCAATGCCAAAATTAATATTTTGGGCTTCAGTATCAATTTTGGCGATTTTGGGCTTAATCAAACTTATGTTGCCCTAATCATCACGATTTTAGTAGGTATCTTAGCAATTACTTCGGCGGAATTAGCCATTAAAGCTCAGTACTTTATTATGGCTGCGATCGCCATATCTCTGCTGATGTTTGCTTTGGGCAGTCCATTACCGAATGTCGAACCACAGATGTTATCTGGTCCACCAGAGACCGCTCTTCCTTTCTGGTCAGTATTTGCCGTATTTTTTCCGGCAGTGACGGGGATTATGGCAGGGGTCAATATGTCTGGCGATCTAAAAGACCCCGTAAAATCTTTACCCCTGGGGACTTTGGCAGCAGTGGGAACAGGATACGTTATTTACATGATTTTGCCTATTTTTATGGCTATGCGGGCTGATTCTGCCAACCTAATCGATGAAAATGTCTTTGTAATGCAGGAAACTGCATTGAAGGGTTTCGGTTTTACTATGCTGTTAGGGGTTTGGGGTGCAACCTTAAGTAGTGCTATTGGCAGTATTCTGGGTGCGCCTCGCGTATTACAAGCATTAGCGAGAGATGGAGTATTACCACCACTATTTAATTTTTTGGGGAAAGGACACGGTAAAGATGACGAACCCCGAAATGGAACTCTAGTTAGCCTGGGAATCGCGATCGCCGCTGTCTGTGTCGGAGACTTAAACTTAATCGCTCCTGTGCTGTCGATGTTCTTTTTAACTACTTATTTAGTGTTGAA
This genomic window contains:
- a CDS encoding chlorophyll a/b-binding protein encodes the protein MENQENKFGFTQFAENWNGRLAMLGFIIAVATEYFTGQGILGQLGIM
- a CDS encoding aldo/keto reductase: MSTTEKLILPQMGCGTWAWGNRLLWGYNESMDNQLQEVFNFCVGNGVTLFDTGDSYGTGKLNGQSEKLLGKFEQEYRGVNKNQICLATKLAAYPWRLTRKSMVSAGKASAQRMGRVDLAQMHWSTANYFPWQEWQLLDGLGDLYEQGLVKAVGLSNYGTKRLKKIHQKFSDRGIPIATLQVQYSLLSTYPVTDLGIKETCDELGIKLIAYSPLCLGILTGKYTNPSTYPKGLRGLLFKRLVPEAKPLLNCIKAIAQYRNKTMAQVAINWCITKGAIPIPGAKNIQQAQENIAAKDWQMNAGEITELDRAAAGIDKPMVQNVFQTR
- a CDS encoding ATP-binding protein, yielding MNSEIPLGSVIQGSLTKGLEVRLHPDVSVEDMRVGKFLVVQGVRSRFFCLLTDVSLGTSSDRIIANPPPIEDTFLRDVLAGSGTYGTVDISPMLMFTPTATTSDLSSLPIDPPKDTSLASLEAQTSTEMQLLPVKTIPAHFSQVYEASENDFRSVFGWEDDPYRRNFSIGQPLDMDVPVCIDLDRFVERSNGIFGKSGTGKSFLTRLLLSGVIRKGAAVNLMFDMHSEYGWEAMKEGKQISTVKGLRQLFPGQVEIYTLDPESTKRRGVRDAQELFLSYDQIEIEDLKLVASELGLSEAALDNANILYNEYGRSWIMRLVNMTNEDIKMFCEAKQGHQGSISSLQRKLMRFDSLKYIRSACPHNYINQLIQALDAGKNIIIEFGSQSNMLSYMLATNMITRRIHASYVKKADKFLQTKNPLDKPRQLVITIEEAHRFLDSSVVHQTIFGTIAREMRKYFVTLLVVDQRPSGIDNEVMSQIGTRVTCLLNDEKDIEAIFTGVSGGNSLKSVLAKLDSKQQALVLGHAVPMPVVVRTRAYDAQFYREIGVTDWEEMPNEEVYAAAEIAKADLGF
- a CDS encoding peptidase E, with translation MSDKLPQKQIVAMGGGGWGMEPDNPLLDFYVYNLSGKKEPKICFIPTASGDSEDYIERFYQHFVPKPAHLSHLSLFKPSTSDLKTLILNQDIIYVGGGNTKNLIALWKEWRLDNILRQAWEEGIILCGLSAGSICWFEEGVTDSIPGKLTTLQCLGFLPGSNCPHYDGEVGRRPAYQQLLSQNLISEGYAADDGVALHFVDEGLTNIVSSRPEAKAYYLEKKNGTVLENTLNPQYLGS
- a CDS encoding PAM68 family protein, yielding MPSDPQRGRLPFEPRKNNKKNNKKQAEKTAPIESTSKKKPKSTSRSSRQNSNLSAIPDVVSKRMGKRMAVFCGIPSVLGMSSLFIFYWLKIKEVVELPPYLALAVSFGFLGLGVLGLSYGLFSACWDEDRSGTLMGFDEFKLNLGRTKDAWKASKKANAD
- the rpsO gene encoding 30S ribosomal protein S15, with product MTLTQQRKQELMAEYQIHETDTGSADLQIAVLTERINQLTAHLKANKKDHSSRRGLLKMIGRRKGLLAYIQKEDYERYQKLIARLGIRR
- a CDS encoding amino acid permease, which encodes MKSSPDTNSSNGSNSVTQASGLGTFGGVFTPSILTILGVIMYLRFGWVVGNAGLIGTLIIVTISTSITFLTALSVCAIATDKVVRVGGAYYMISRSLGIETGGAVGISLYVAQAVSVALYTIGFAESVVNAKINILGFSINFGDFGLNQTYVALIITILVGILAITSAELAIKAQYFIMAAIAISLLMFALGSPLPNVEPQMLSGPPETALPFWSVFAVFFPAVTGIMAGVNMSGDLKDPVKSLPLGTLAAVGTGYVIYMILPIFMAMRADSANLIDENVFVMQETALKGFGFTMLLGVWGATLSSAIGSILGAPRVLQALARDGVLPPLFNFLGKGHGKDDEPRNGTLVSLGIAIAAVCVGDLNLIAPVLSMFFLTTYLVLNVSAAIEGFLQSPSYRPSFRVHWSLSLLGAVGCLGVMFLINALATVCAAVIVLGIYLWLQRRELETTWGDVRRGMWMALISQGIFQVEEQDDTKNWRPHILVLSGAPQRRWSLIELADGFSHNRSLMTVSSVLPSGSRDLKQQLNLEKTIRDYLQKRGVQALVRVVTADDPFEGAVRLVETYGLGPLVPNTIVMGDSEQPERRASFCNAIAEIHSSQRNVVIFRENQEQGFGFRRSIDVWWGGMQANGSLMLLLAYLLRTDINWRNARIYLKLVVPDQAAAAAAKDNLSNLSKDLRIDVIPKVIVAEGRSFDEILQQSSSNSDLIFLGMAQPSDNFIQYYEKLQARVADLPSTIFVLAAPDFAIGEVLAE